Genomic segment of Halococcus hamelinensis 100A6:
CACCGGCGAAGGGAGACCGAATGCAGCAATCGAGCACGGCGTCGAGAGCCGAGAGCGACGAACGGACGTGCAAGATCGACCGGATCGCGGTCGAGTACGACCTCGGCGACATCGCCGAGGAGCTCGGGGAGCTCTGGACGCGCGAGGAGGAACGGTACAGCCTCCGACGGCTTGCGACCCACTTCAACCGCCGCCTGCTCCGGGCCGCGATGGAGCGAAACGGGATGGACGTCCTCGAGGGCGAAGCCGAGAACACCTACCGGCTCCTCACCGACGACGACGTGAGCGTCGGGACCCGAACCCAGGCCCGCAACCGCCTCCGGAAACAGGGGGTCGACATCGAGGCGGTCGAATCCGCCTTCGTCTCCTACCAGACCGTCAACCGTCACCTGAAGGGCTGTCTCGACGCCGAACGTCCGGCGGAACCGGA
This window contains:
- the rdfA gene encoding rod-determining factor RdfA → MQQSSTASRAESDERTCKIDRIAVEYDLGDIAEELGELWTREEERYSLRRLATHFNRRLLRAAMERNGMDVLEGEAENTYRLLTDDDVSVGTRTQARNRLRKQGVDIEAVESAFVSYQTVNRHLKGCLDAERPAEPDEDGVEKATQRIAALRNRTVVVTENTLSQLRSADEITLGDADVFVDITVTCADCGTHTTARELIADGGCDCE